CTAGACTCGACTCCTTCCATAACTCTGAACAATCTTCACGTCCCATTGATCCTATCTCTTAGTATCTCCTCATGACTTCTATTCATTGTACTGCCTTGTTTAGGCTATCATTTTCCTGTTAAATTTTTCTAGTAAGTGTTCTCTTAACCTGTCCCCTTGCCTCCAATCTTGCCACCAATCTTGCCACCTCCAACCCATTCTTGATGTCAGCGATATTTGTGAAATGCAAAGTTTGGCACGCCATCCTGTTTAAACTTTTCAGTGGTTTCTAAGGGTCAAACCTACCCCTTATCATGGCGTAGGGAGAGGGGTGTCAAAGGTGATTAGCACATTTGCCCTGCCTGCGACCTCTTCCTGATCTTTCCAGGTTTATTATTTTAAGCAAATATGCTGCCTCTGTAGAGTTCCTCTTAAAAGCCACCTCTTACAACAGTGTGTCCTCTTAAACATTCTACAAGTTACTTTTTATAACAGTGACTTATGtttctttcctaaatccagctcaGTACTTGATCCACACAGGCActaaaaaaatggataaaatgaaaTGTACTGCCTTTAAGAAGTGGTGCGATTTAAGTGTGGTAACCCCATATCTCAGCTCTAGGCACAAGCAAAAGGATTTCTCTCTCCTCAAACCCTAAGAAACATCTTAGAAACCTGTTTCCAACATCTAATTCAACATATTTTGATACTGAACACAAGTAGCCAGTATTATTTGCTTGGAAAACCATCTGATTTGAAAGTGAAATAATACTTTCCCAAAGAAGAGCTTTTTCTCCAGAGGAATTATCATATACACCATTTCatctgtgtacttttttttttttttagcaacacAGAGAATTTCAGTTCCAGTATATAGGAATTGCAGAAATTATGAATCACTTCTCTTAAAGAATATGTGAAGCTGAGAGATCTGGttaaagggatttaaaaaatgtcatCAGTTAGTGACTGAAAATAAGCAGACGTAACAGAAAATTAGCCTCACAAAGCTATTCTAGTGGCACCtgggagaaaaataattcaaCTTGAATATACGAgagtaatgaaagtgaaatacagacagaaaatttacaaaatatttaacataaacaGGAGaccaggaaaaaacaacaacaacaaaaaaaacaggaGACCAGGAATAGCAAAATATAATTTGATATGTATCATACctgcaacaaaagaaaacaaactgcaaATTTCTCATTTATTAAGCCTAGCAAGGGTAGCAATCTGTTTACAACAAGCACCTGGGGATAAACAGAACCTTATAGTACAACACTGTATTAATTTGAGGTATGTTATTGACAGTGTTTTCATTTGTTACCATAGTCATTCCTTATTAATGAATAGCAATTGGAATTAAACTGCTGTATATGCTTTCCAAAGACCTatggttcatttgttttttagagaacagtaaaaaataattatttgaaccAATTTATTATGTTCCTATCACTATTTTGATATTTACACCTATGTATCTAGGAAGATATATACTTGATAATGGTATTGGTAAaacatttaactttaaaaaatacaaattcttaaAGATACTTTAATTAGACATAGAAACAGGCTTTCATTTAGTTTTATAGATAATTGAATATTGGTAGTTAGTTTTCCTGAAAGATCTTAAAACTCAAATCTTTTTCTCTATGGCTGGCAACGCTAGGCAGAGATTAACTGGCACAAGGAGAATAAGCCACTGCCTAAACGTTTTATAGGTTTTTATTACACATGGCAATCAACTGGAGATGCTAATATATAGGCTGCAGCAATTCAACAGGTCTAAGGTAGAGTCCTGGACTCTAGTTTCTAACAAGCTCTCAGAAGATGCTGCTGGTTCACGGAAACCACACTTTTGAACAGCAAAGCCTGAATCCAGGGTCTCAGCCTTGTTATCTATTGGAAGTCACCTGGGAGCtttaataatgattaaaaaaaaatactctataATTTCTAGGACTGCAAAGTTATTTAGTCTGGGGTCCAGTCTGGGTATTGAGTTTTTACAGTTTTCAAGCTAAAATGAGTTCCCAAGCCCACCTGGGCTTCCCGGGAGGCTCAcattgtaaagagtctgcctgcaaagatccctggtcaggaagatcctgtggaaaaggaaatggcaacccacttcagtgttcttgcctggagaatcccacaggtgGAGAAGCggggcagactatagtccatggggtcagaaagagaaggaagcaactgaacgacttcattcACTTACTTAAGCTAAGATGAGGCTAAATTTGAGAATTTAACATTCTAAAACGTATCGGTTAGATTTACTGTTAGGTTTTCTTTCCCCCGGTTTCTATCACCATGGTTAACAGCTAGAACTAACCTGTACTAGATAGATAATGAGCAAGAGGCCCCAAATCTCCAATTTCTGACTGAAAAAACAATGCATTATCAATAAGGTTCTAATATTAAGAATCTTAGTGACTTCATATTTACACTCCTACCAAATTATCAGTAACATAAATATCcataaaattataatgaaatgaCAATTTAAATCACTTTGATTAGgaagtagatattttaaaatgtccttttaaaGTATATAGAGGTGTCTATCCCTAActacaggcttctctggtggctcagtggtaaagaatccacctgccaacgcaggagacctgagtttgatccctggattgagatgatctcctggaaaaggaaaacacaacctactctagtatttttcccttggaaatcccatggacagaggaacctggtgggctacagtctatggggtcacaagagttggacaccacttagagactaaacaacaaccaccgcTAACTACATATAAAAAGGTCAGATTAGTTAGGAAGTTTTTTATAAACAATATACAAACTTGGCACACCAGCAGAAAGGCTCAGAAGACAGAAACGACAAGCAAATTTAACTTGGTATCCTTATTTGAAGCAGGCACCACTGACCTCAGAGTTACAGACTGACTTATCACTCTTTGTTCGTAGGCCTTTCCTATTATTTTACTAAGTTGAGATGTGAAAAATGTTAAGATGTGATTATATTTCAAGGCCCCCTCCTTAATTCTTAAATTGCAcacaaaaaaaatggaaaatattttaaactctcaGGTATTTGCATAAAGTCCCTAATTATAGTAAACAGCTGGAGTACAAATCAACTGCCATTTACTAATGaagtgatgggcttccctggtggctcagacagtaaagaatccgcctgcaatgtgggagacctgggtttgatccctgggttgggaggatccctggaggggggcagggcaacccactccagtattctggcctggagaatccccatggacagaggagcctggtgggctatagtccatgaggctgcagagttggacatgactgagcgactgaaaacaaTGACGTGACAAACTTTCTGAACAGGCTTTCTCACCCCTCCATTTAGAATGTAAATGCACAGACAAATTCATGGCAGCATCAACTGTAACTATGATAATCTCCCTAATACATAAACAGTGTGGCAGAGCAAAGAACTTAAGTACAGACTGCGCACTATATCTAGGCTTGCCATTAATTAGCTCTTAATAAGCAAATCTCATACTtggcctcattttaaaaataaaagcaccttAAGTAGACTATCCTGAGAATCTTTAGTAGATCAAAGCTCTACAACCTAAAAGTAACTAATTAGGCACTCCTCTAAAgcaaatatgatttattttaaactggCAAGAAAAACCTAGCTTATTACTTTTAACAAGGTTGGTTTAACAAGTTTCTtaagaaaaacagattttaacTTTAGCCTCAGGGAAGTCTTCTAATTACTAAGCAAtcatttaaaatagcaaataaattaaaaaattaagaaaaattggaATGTGGGGGAGATGGCAAGTAAAAGGATCATAGAACATAGTGTAAGAATATACCGTGCCAAATTAAACAATGTAAAGTGAAGATAATGAGATATTAACAAGCTTTTCCTAAGGAAAACTACTTCAAAGCATGCTGTATGGAATTTTTATGTTCCATCCCAAAGAATATATaggcattctttttaaatatacaaaatgtttCTAAGAGTTGCGAATAACTCataattccaaaataaaattatccCAATTAATAATATATggagattatttctttttattgttcagtttgaAAACATGTCTTGCCAACCACAAATCACCTAGAGTGACCAAATACATGAAAAATCCCTGTAAGAACCAAAGTGCCATTTttgcagctttcttcacaggatGCTGAGAAAATGTAACAGTGAAGGAGTGAGAAAGAGGTTGTCTCAATTATTAGTTGCAATCATTCATCTTCTTCAGAACTGGAATCATTCTCTTGGTCAGAGAGTTCAGGGACAGGGAAGCGGAGGATGGCAGCTATTCCAGTCAACTGGCTGAGCTGTTCCCCAGACACGTGAAGACTAGAGAATATCCTAACGGTGCCTGCGTTCTCTTTCACGCTGTCCACCAGCCGCACATACCGGCTGCGTGTGGCTACATCTTGGTGCCTGAAGAGCTCATCGCTGATGAGCAATGTGTCAATTGCCATGGCCTCATTGGCCTTCTCCACCTGCTTGAGTCCATAAAATGCTCGGTCTGGTTCGTGTTGCAACATTTTATAGAAATCATCCAAGGCCTTTACTTCCCCAGCGGCTTTTGTGTCTGAAAGGCGGCTAGCtactgtagggtcacaaagagcctctTTCAGGGAGTACTTGTGTCCAGAGGAGGCATGTACCTAGAATCACAATTATAAAAGTTAGTCAAAAGAATCTCTTAGTGTATCCGTTAAACTGCCCACAATGACCTCAAGCCAAAAACACTACTAAGGTTTTATATGTTTAAGAATTTAAACCAAGTTTATTACATAAAATCTCTAGCTGCTTAACAGGTTTCTTTTCACCGCATTATCCAATTCACAATCCCAGCCAAGTTAAACCTTTTTTCCTCTTGTACTATTCTGAGTTCTAAAACGTTAGGAGTAGTTTAAGCAAACCCCTCTGCCCATCCATGTTTAATTATCCCTGGGTAAGGCTGTTTTACCTGAAGGAATTTGGACCGGTTTTCCAGGAGCACTTTGTTGTCGGTCTTCACTGCCTGTTGAAACATGTAGTCGCAGAACTGCTCCCTCACAAATCCTGGGCTGGCCACTAGGACGCACTTTACAACATCGAAGTGTATGTGGCGCTGGATGGCCTGGACCACCTGTTCATAGAACCGCTCCAAGGCCCGGTCGTGCTGCGAGCAGTTGCCTTTCCGTTTCCGAGGGATGTTCACTTCCACCTTGGCCCGAGTGAGGGTCATGCTGGGAGTGACTAAGCAGATATGGGCGAGGCCTTCCTGCATAACCACAGCCGCCACATCGGCGCTCCAGGCTGGGTCACAGGCTTGCTCGATGCGCTCCAGGACCACACTGTCCCACTGTTTTTTGGCCAGGGTGAACTGGCGGTTGGGCTCCAGCTCGATGGTGTGGTAAGCCCCCATCTTGACATACTCATTCTCCTGGATGTTGGTCCCCTTGACCCGCAGCTGGCAGGCTTGGGAGTCGAAGTCGATGGCCTCCACACAGAGAGTGAGGGTCGTGCGGACCCGGTTGCTCCCCACGCTGCCGGTGGAGGACTCGGTCTGCACCTTGCGGATGGTGGAAGCGCGCAGGCTGTCGCCCACCTGCACTAGATTGTAGGTGTGCCACATGTCCTCGGGTTCCTCGGGAACCAGGGTCACCTGGCCCGCATTGTCTTTCTCAATGTCCTTCCTCACGAGCTTCATGACCCTGGCGGGGGCTCACTGCCAAAACAAGAGGAACCGAGGGGGTCCCCACGGGGAAAGGGGTCGGGAAGGGAAAGAAATTCTAGGCCGGGAAGGGGGCGGGGCCCGGTTCCTACCGGCACCTGCCTCGCGAGAAGGAAACACGTTATATCCGACTCTAGCGGCCGGGGGGTGGGGCACTTACTCTAGCCCTTTCTTTTCGTAGTCTTGAGGCGCGCCGCGCAAAATCGGCTCGAGAGACACCGCTGCCAACACCTTTCTCTTCGCGGTTCCGGCTGCTGTACTCACCAAGGCTGATGCAACGAGAGCGCATGCGCAGCCCGCGTCCTGCCTCCCGGCGCACGGCTTACGTCCCCAAGGAGGAGGCGGGGCCGCAGCTTGCGCGTGCGCAGGCGCGCTAAGGCCGGAGGTGTTTCCCGAGAAATAAACCACCTAAGGAAAGCACACGGAGTCTTTGGTGGCGAGTCTTTGGTATTAGTGCTGAACTTGGACTTCCTAAGTTTTTTCTTCCACCCCTGTTTGTGAAGATTCTGGGGAGTTGTGAgtgcaaatatatattatatatatatatatattttaagctgTGTGCTGCACCTTCTCCCTATGGGTAATTCTAGTTACGAAAAAGTAATAATTTATGGAAAAGTAAAAGGGCTCTGAAAAGTGCAGACTTGGCACCAAGGGCCAAACTACGCCCCACCTTGCTCCTGCCTCATCCTCACTCAGACGGTGCACGCTTTTTGGAGCTGCTCTGTCCAGAAGCTGTTTCTTAAGAACGTCTGGTCACGGGGCATCTGCACTGAGTAACGTGCCCGCTGCCTTCTGCTCTCAGTTGACCACGATCTGATTAACCCAGATGTTAGAACACTGAtcccagagagagaagaaaccatcTGTGGAATTTACCCCTGAATGGACCTCTCAGTTGCTTTGATCTGATGTCCTGAGGACCCCAGAAGCCAAGGTTGGCAGTCTCAGCTTTCCTCTGCTCAGCAGCCTGTGAAATGTTTACGGTAGAGGTTGGGTCTCAACAGTTTAGGAACGGATCTTCATTGTCAAAGCTGAGCTGAGACCCTGGGGAAGTGGAGGAAGGACTGATTTACCCTGACTGAACAGGTGCAGAattcagttggaaaaaaaaaaaaaatccttaagtcACTTAACATTTTGGGATGAAGGAGAGGCGGGGGTAGTTTGAAAGGTGGGAATTGCCTCTTCAAAGGACCAGTGAATCGAAAAAGCCACCAAAGTTTTGAGAGTTAAGATGGCTTGGAGGGCAGAGGGCACAAATCTTCCCCATTCGCCTTCCTATGTTATTGGGTAAGGCATTGGAAGGGAAACTTAACCACCCTAAAATGTAAGACTGGGATGAAAGAGCATAATATGACTTTGGCACAAATCTTGATACCCAAATCTCTATTAACTTCCTCAAAGGTTGTCGGGGGCGGGGGAACACAAAGGCCCCCTGCAAAACTCTAGTGCAAATtagaacaggtttttttttttttgggggggggtggtatCTCCTCTTCCTTGCCCTTTCTGTACTGTACCTCCTTCTTTGGCCACCTTCTATCATACTGAGTGCCCTCCCAAAGTTCCTAACTCAGACTGCCTTCTTCTTCCAGAACTCAACAACTTTACATTGAGCAAGGAACTGAATACACTAAAGTGTGAGTATGGCTTTTGTCTCCAACAGACACGTATCTTTTTAAAAGGTGCTTGTTAAGCTTGAAGAATTCTTAactggtagtgtgtgtgtgtgagagagagagagagagaaagagagagagagaggtggtgggtaaagaaggaggaggagatgcTTTGAGATGCTCCTTGGTCACCTTCTTAAGTATAATCATTCCCCCTCTTGAAAATCTGCCAAGGATCAAAAACCACAGTGATAGGTACTCAGGGCCCTTAATACATATTAGGTTTTTAGTGAAGAGCTATCACTTCTTGAATATTCACCAGGTACttcctatgctttttccagttctTACCTATAAGGTAAATATTTGTTATTCTCATAcgtgaatgaagaaaatgaattagAGAGGTTAAGGGATGTATTCAAGGTCACATAACCAGTATTCAAATCCAAGCCTGCTTAATTCCACACTCATTCCACCAACACAAATCTAAATTTATGGACGCTTGAAATCATCCCCTAAACTCTGAAGGTTATgtgtagttgttcagtcgctcagtcatgtccgactttttgggacccca
The sequence above is a segment of the Ovis canadensis isolate MfBH-ARS-UI-01 breed Bighorn chromosome 16, ARS-UI_OviCan_v2, whole genome shotgun sequence genome. Coding sequences within it:
- the PELO gene encoding protein pelota homolog, which codes for MKLVRKDIEKDNAGQVTLVPEEPEDMWHTYNLVQVGDSLRASTIRKVQTESSTGSVGSNRVRTTLTLCVEAIDFDSQACQLRVKGTNIQENEYVKMGAYHTIELEPNRQFTLAKKQWDSVVLERIEQACDPAWSADVAAVVMQEGLAHICLVTPSMTLTRAKVEVNIPRKRKGNCSQHDRALERFYEQVVQAIQRHIHFDVVKCVLVASPGFVREQFCDYMFQQAVKTDNKVLLENRSKFLQVHASSGHKYSLKEALCDPTVASRLSDTKAAGEVKALDDFYKMLQHEPDRAFYGLKQVEKANEAMAIDTLLISDELFRHQDVATRSRYVRLVDSVKENAGTVRIFSSLHVSGEQLSQLTGIAAILRFPVPELSDQENDSSSEEDE